One region of Immundisolibacter sp. genomic DNA includes:
- a CDS encoding DegT/DnrJ/EryC1/StrS family aminotransferase — protein sequence MSDDCTILFSDPDISTAELAAVDAVLRSPNLGDGPQVAAFEAEFAAYLGRRHAVAVASGRIGLLLALRGLGIGPGDEVIASAYGWRETAHAIALAGATPRFVDVDYWSGTLAPDKVAAAVTPATRAILAANTLGHPAAWEPLRALADQHGLRLIEDSSEAIGSLYRGQPVGSFGDLAVFDFSQPAALCCGSGGMLVTDDADLAAMARRLRGRRPADRGNIVGSGVVPYAADLSEIQAALGRVQLERLPAILERRLQVEAYYREHVLSFEGIKPPYQAPEVDQVHWFLYVVHLGTRFSRSSRDAIVEDLRTEDVESHPYCQPLHRQRAYLPAGTAAIKLFVTEKLADRAVALPFHGHLTEEQVAFVVATMKDASVNVGAGAAIYL from the coding sequence GTGAGCGACGACTGCACCATCCTGTTTTCCGACCCCGACATCTCGACTGCCGAGCTGGCAGCGGTGGACGCCGTGCTGCGCTCGCCGAATCTGGGCGACGGCCCGCAGGTGGCCGCCTTCGAGGCCGAGTTCGCGGCCTATCTGGGCCGCCGTCACGCGGTGGCGGTGGCCAGCGGTCGCATCGGCCTGCTGCTGGCGCTGCGTGGCCTGGGGATAGGCCCGGGCGACGAGGTGATCGCGTCCGCCTATGGCTGGCGCGAGACCGCCCATGCCATTGCGCTGGCCGGCGCCACACCGCGTTTCGTGGACGTCGACTACTGGTCCGGCACGCTGGCGCCGGACAAGGTGGCCGCTGCCGTCACGCCGGCCACGCGGGCCATCCTGGCGGCCAACACGCTCGGCCACCCGGCCGCCTGGGAACCGCTGCGGGCGCTGGCCGACCAGCACGGCCTGCGCCTGATCGAGGATTCCAGCGAGGCCATCGGCTCGCTCTACCGCGGCCAGCCGGTCGGCAGCTTCGGCGACCTGGCCGTGTTCGATTTCAGCCAGCCGGCAGCGCTGTGCTGCGGCAGCGGCGGCATGCTGGTCACCGACGACGCCGATCTGGCCGCCATGGCGCGCCGGCTGCGCGGCCGGCGGCCGGCCGACCGGGGCAACATCGTCGGTTCCGGCGTGGTGCCCTACGCGGCAGACCTATCGGAAATACAGGCAGCGCTGGGCCGGGTGCAGCTCGAACGCCTGCCGGCCATCCTGGAGCGGCGCCTGCAGGTGGAGGCCTACTACCGCGAGCACGTGCTGTCCTTCGAGGGCATCAAGCCGCCCTACCAGGCGCCCGAGGTCGACCAGGTGCACTGGTTCTTGTACGTGGTGCACCTGGGCACGCGCTTTAGCCGCTCCAGTCGCGACGCCATCGTCGAGGATCTGCGCACCGAGGATGTCGAGTCGCATCCCTACTGCCAGCCGCTGCATCGCCAGCGCGCCTATCTGCCGGCCGGCACGGCGGCGATCAAGCTGTTCGTCACCGAAAAACTGGCCGACCGCGCCGTCGCGCTGCCGTTCCACGGGCACCTGACCGAGGAACAGGTGGCCTTCGTCGTGGCCACCATGAAGGACGCCTCGGTCAACGTCGGCGCCGGGGCGGCGATTTATCTGTAG
- a CDS encoding 2Fe-2S iron-sulfur cluster-binding protein: MPFITVQPSGNRFEAATGSSLLAALLAAGEPIPHKCEGKAQCGSCHVFVHEGRKSISKIGAAENERLDAIVGVGSKSRLACQSLLGTEDVTVELLGFGSGL, translated from the coding sequence ATGCCATTCATCACCGTCCAGCCGTCCGGCAACCGTTTCGAGGCCGCGACCGGCAGCAGCCTGCTGGCCGCCCTGCTGGCCGCGGGCGAACCCATTCCCCACAAATGCGAAGGCAAGGCGCAGTGCGGTTCCTGCCATGTGTTCGTGCATGAAGGCCGCAAGTCGATCTCGAAGATCGGGGCGGCCGAGAACGAGCGCCTGGACGCCATCGTCGGCGTCGGCTCGAAGTCGCGCCTGGCCTGCCAGTCGCTCCTTGGCACGGAGGATGTCACCGTCGAACTGCTCGGTTTCGGCTCCGGTCTGTGA
- a CDS encoding SIR2 family protein: MDTAVAAVLAGLSAGQVVPYLGPGVLALAGPACPLPASPQALVKHLTAKASVPHKLLGNLTAAAQFIENFKHRKTVAAAMREAFAPAVAPTALHRLLADIAGLPLIVHAWYDDLPQRALAGRGDWGMVQGVSQAEHQGVWCHHFDAAGTLTTPEAAGAWTTLLYQPLGSVAPAGNFLVSDSDFVEVLTEIDIQTPIPAEVQRRRAGRQFLFLGCRFDDQLGRTFARQVMKRSSDQHYAVLPETPSRNEARFLAQHGIEVLALSLADFTACLAGEAMPAQALAG, from the coding sequence ATGGACACCGCCGTCGCCGCCGTGCTGGCCGGCCTGTCTGCCGGACAGGTGGTGCCTTACCTTGGCCCCGGCGTGCTGGCGCTGGCCGGCCCGGCCTGCCCGCTGCCGGCCTCGCCACAGGCACTGGTCAAGCACCTGACGGCCAAGGCCAGCGTGCCGCACAAGCTGCTCGGCAACCTCACCGCGGCGGCGCAGTTCATCGAGAACTTCAAGCACCGCAAGACCGTCGCCGCCGCCATGCGCGAGGCCTTCGCCCCGGCCGTCGCGCCCACGGCGCTGCACCGGTTGCTGGCGGATATCGCCGGCCTGCCGCTGATCGTGCACGCCTGGTACGACGACCTGCCGCAGCGGGCGCTGGCCGGCCGGGGCGACTGGGGCATGGTGCAGGGCGTCAGCCAGGCCGAGCATCAGGGCGTCTGGTGTCACCATTTCGACGCCGCGGGCACCCTTACCACCCCCGAGGCGGCCGGCGCCTGGACCACGCTGCTGTACCAGCCGCTGGGCTCGGTGGCGCCGGCCGGCAATTTTCTGGTGTCCGATTCGGACTTCGTCGAGGTGCTGACCGAAATCGACATCCAGACGCCGATCCCGGCCGAGGTGCAGCGCCGCCGCGCCGGGCGGCAGTTCCTGTTCCTGGGCTGCCGCTTCGACGACCAGCTCGGCCGCACCTTTGCCCGCCAGGTCATGAAGCGCTCGTCGGACCAGCACTACGCGGTGTTGCCGGAAACACCCAGCCGCAACGAGGCGCGCTTTCTGGCGCAGCACGGCATCGAGGTGCTGGCGCTGTCGCTGGCCGACTTCACAGCCTGCCTGGCCGGTGAGGCAATGCCGGCACAGGCGCTGGCTGGCTGA
- a CDS encoding DUF924 family protein codes for MHDDVLAFWFEQTEPAQWWAGVPAFDALIRRRYAALLQQAASCELYTWRATPHGRLAEVIVLDQFSRNIHRDTPHAFAQDGMALALAQEAVAAGVLRALEPVQRCFMLMPYMHSESRTIHALAEPLFAAFAPQDNHQYELRHKAVIDRFGRYPHRNAILGRPSTPDEADFLAQSDADF; via the coding sequence ATGCATGACGACGTTCTCGCTTTCTGGTTCGAACAGACCGAGCCCGCCCAGTGGTGGGCCGGCGTCCCGGCCTTCGATGCGCTGATCCGCCGGCGTTACGCGGCGCTGCTGCAGCAGGCCGCCAGTTGCGAGCTGTACACCTGGCGTGCCACGCCGCATGGACGGCTGGCGGAAGTGATCGTTCTGGACCAGTTCTCGCGCAACATCCACCGCGACACGCCGCACGCCTTCGCCCAAGACGGCATGGCCCTGGCACTGGCGCAGGAGGCGGTGGCCGCCGGCGTGCTCAGGGCACTGGAGCCGGTGCAGCGCTGCTTCATGCTGATGCCCTACATGCACAGCGAGTCGCGCACCATCCACGCGCTGGCGGAGCCGCTGTTCGCGGCCTTCGCGCCGCAGGACAACCACCAGTACGAACTGCGCCACAAGGCGGTAATCGACCGCTTCGGGCGCTACCCGCACCGCAACGCCATCCTCGGCCGTCCCTCGACCCCCGATGAGGCGGACTTTCTGGCGCAGTCGGACGCGGACTTCTGA
- a CDS encoding SIMPL domain-containing protein (The SIMPL domain is named for its presence in mouse protein SIMPL (signalling molecule that associates with mouse pelle-like kinase). Bacterial member BP26, from Brucella, was shown to assemble into a channel-like structure, while YggE from E. coli has been associated with resistance to oxidative stress.), translating to MLRNDRLGALLLGVFIFLGLSSLGYLLGTSAIRVKQYERSVTVKGLSEREYPADVVIWPIQFTAAGNDLQALYAVTEDNTARVRTFLVEHGVAEGEITASAPAVTDKSAQQYGNNARPEFRYTAQQTVTVYSENIDAVRSIMGALSELGKQGIAFTGGDYQSQTDYLFTRLNAVKPEMIEEATDNARQVAQKFAADSHSTLGKIKSASQGQFSIEPRDKNNPHIKKVRVVSTVEYYLSD from the coding sequence ATGCTGCGCAACGACAGACTCGGCGCCCTGCTGCTGGGCGTGTTCATCTTTCTCGGCCTGAGTTCCCTGGGCTACCTGCTCGGGACATCGGCCATCCGGGTGAAACAGTACGAACGCAGCGTGACGGTGAAGGGACTGTCGGAGCGGGAATATCCGGCCGATGTCGTGATCTGGCCGATACAGTTCACCGCCGCCGGCAACGATCTGCAGGCCCTGTACGCCGTGACCGAGGACAACACGGCCCGGGTCAGAACGTTTCTGGTCGAACACGGCGTCGCCGAGGGCGAAATCACCGCGTCCGCCCCTGCCGTGACCGACAAGTCAGCCCAGCAGTACGGCAACAATGCCAGACCGGAGTTTCGCTACACGGCCCAGCAGACCGTCACCGTGTACTCGGAAAACATCGACGCGGTGCGCTCGATCATGGGCGCGCTGTCCGAGCTCGGCAAGCAGGGCATCGCCTTTACCGGCGGCGACTACCAGTCACAGACCGATTACCTGTTCACCCGGCTTAATGCGGTAAAGCCGGAGATGATCGAAGAAGCCACCGACAACGCCCGACAGGTGGCACAGAAGTTCGCCGCCGACTCGCACAGCACACTAGGCAAGATCAAGAGCGCCTCCCAGGGCCAGTTCAGCATCGAGCCGCGGGACAAGAACAACCCGCACATCAAGAAGGTGCGGGTGGTGTCGACGGTCGAGTACTACCTGTCGGACTGA
- a CDS encoding 2-hydroxychromene-2-carboxylate isomerase: MATPITLYFDLVSPYAWLALHAVDAIQQATGRAVIVTPVAFGAILKRHGQPAPVEVPGKRAQIFDDIRWRAAERGLPFTGPPAHPFNPLHGLRLCLAVTDPARRAVLARHLADAAWSQGRDLQQAQVVLDVAGACGLPETWARAQIADPGIKQALIDTTDRAADGGVFGVPTFALDGRLFWGNDRIPHLLAAARGEGPPAA; the protein is encoded by the coding sequence ATGGCCACGCCCATCACGCTGTACTTCGATCTGGTCAGCCCCTACGCCTGGCTGGCGCTGCACGCCGTAGACGCCATCCAGCAGGCCACCGGCCGCGCCGTGATCGTCACGCCGGTCGCCTTCGGCGCCATCCTCAAGCGCCACGGCCAGCCGGCGCCGGTGGAAGTGCCGGGCAAGCGCGCGCAGATCTTCGACGACATCCGCTGGCGCGCCGCCGAGCGCGGCCTGCCCTTCACGGGCCCGCCGGCGCACCCGTTCAACCCGCTGCACGGCCTGCGCCTGTGCCTGGCGGTGACCGACCCCGCCCGGCGCGCGGTGCTGGCCCGCCACCTGGCCGACGCCGCCTGGTCACAGGGACGCGACCTGCAGCAGGCGCAGGTGGTGCTGGATGTCGCCGGCGCCTGCGGGCTGCCGGAAACCTGGGCCAGGGCGCAGATTGCCGACCCCGGCATCAAGCAGGCGCTCATTGACACCACCGACCGGGCCGCCGACGGCGGCGTGTTCGGCGTGCCCACCTTTGCGCTCGACGGACGCCTGTTCTGGGGCAACGACCGCATCCCCCACTTGCTGGCGGCGGCGCGCGGCGAGGGTCCACCCGCGGCGTGA
- a CDS encoding cupin domain-containing protein translates to MPDPKPPIAVRAADCPPRRRVSAYPDAVVAQVEAALAGREKRALGAVFGLGNFGVNLTRLAPGAISALRHAHTAQDEFIYVLAGCPTLVTDAGETLLEPGMCAGFAAGSGDAHQLINRSAAEVLYLEVGDRTPGDRVTYPDDDLAAELTGAGWRFTRKDGTAY, encoded by the coding sequence ATGCCCGACCCCAAACCGCCGATTGCCGTGCGCGCCGCCGACTGCCCGCCCCGCCGCCGCGTCTCTGCCTATCCGGATGCCGTCGTGGCGCAAGTGGAGGCGGCGCTGGCCGGGCGCGAGAAGCGTGCACTCGGTGCCGTGTTCGGGCTGGGCAATTTCGGCGTCAACCTGACCCGCCTGGCGCCGGGCGCCATCTCGGCCTTGCGCCATGCCCACACCGCGCAGGACGAGTTCATCTACGTGCTGGCGGGCTGCCCGACACTGGTCACCGACGCCGGCGAGACCCTGCTGGAGCCCGGCATGTGCGCCGGTTTTGCGGCCGGCAGCGGCGACGCCCATCAGCTGATCAACCGCAGCGCTGCCGAGGTGCTGTACCTGGAAGTGGGCGACCGCACGCCGGGCGACCGGGTGACCTACCCGGACGACGACCTGGCCGCCGAACTCACCGGCGCCGGCTGGCGCTTCACCCGCAAGGACGGCACCGCGTACTGA
- a CDS encoding nuclear transport factor 2 family protein: MLDPDFAHRFAADWIDAWNRHDLDAILSHYADDFTMSSPLIAQLAGVPSGRLSGKSAVGAYWSEALRRLPDLRFTLIDVFVGVDSLLLHYQGARGPAAEWFEFGPDGQVIQAAAHYAA, from the coding sequence GTGCTCGACCCCGACTTCGCCCACCGCTTCGCTGCCGACTGGATCGACGCCTGGAACCGGCACGATCTGGACGCCATCCTGTCCCACTACGCCGACGACTTCACCATGAGCTCGCCGCTGATCGCGCAGCTCGCCGGCGTGCCATCCGGCCGGCTCAGCGGCAAGTCCGCGGTGGGCGCCTACTGGTCCGAAGCGCTGCGCCGCCTGCCGGATCTGCGGTTCACGCTGATCGACGTCTTTGTTGGCGTCGACAGCCTGCTGCTGCATTACCAGGGCGCCCGCGGCCCGGCGGCGGAGTGGTTCGAGTTCGGGCCCGATGGCCAGGTCATCCAGGCCGCCGCCCATTACGCCGCCTGA
- a CDS encoding PaaI family thioesterase: MSFTAPDPDYQRRVRDSFAAQPFMATLGARLTGLQPGSCEITLAFDPRLTQQHGFLHAGVVSTLADNAAGYAAFSLMPAQAQVLTTEFKINLLNPARGQAFFGRAQVLKAGRTLTVCDANVYARDGDTETLCARALVSLMALLPSAA, encoded by the coding sequence ATGTCATTCACCGCTCCTGACCCCGACTATCAGCGCCGCGTGCGCGACAGCTTCGCGGCGCAGCCGTTCATGGCCACGCTGGGCGCTCGCCTCACCGGGCTGCAGCCGGGTAGCTGCGAGATCACGCTGGCGTTCGACCCCCGGCTGACGCAGCAGCACGGCTTCCTGCACGCCGGCGTGGTCAGTACGCTGGCCGACAACGCCGCCGGCTATGCGGCCTTCTCGCTCATGCCGGCGCAGGCGCAGGTGCTGACCACCGAGTTCAAGATCAACCTGCTCAATCCGGCCCGCGGCCAGGCGTTCTTCGGCCGGGCGCAGGTGCTCAAGGCCGGTCGCACGCTGACCGTTTGCGATGCCAACGTGTACGCCCGGGACGGCGATACCGAGACCCTGTGCGCCCGCGCCCTGGTGTCGCTGATGGCCCTGTTGCCGTCCGCTGCCTGA
- a CDS encoding nuclear transport factor 2 family protein: MITTGFARHFAVAWIGAWNRHDLDAVLAHCADDIELTAPRLPAPGSRLRGKTAVAAWWARALTAASLTVAPRLQLAATATLTGTDSMVLLYRSGGRLHAQTFRFRPNGLLSHTAIHPLAPRAPEKPHVIHRS; encoded by the coding sequence ATGATCACCACCGGCTTTGCCCGGCACTTCGCCGTCGCCTGGATCGGCGCCTGGAACCGGCACGATCTGGACGCCGTGCTGGCCCACTGCGCGGACGACATCGAGCTGACCGCTCCGCGCCTGCCGGCACCAGGCAGCCGCCTGCGCGGCAAGACCGCAGTGGCTGCCTGGTGGGCACGGGCACTGACCGCCGCCTCGCTCACCGTGGCGCCGCGCCTGCAGCTGGCGGCAACCGCCACCCTGACCGGCACCGACAGCATGGTCCTGCTGTACCGCAGCGGCGGCCGGCTGCATGCGCAGACCTTTCGTTTCCGGCCGAACGGCCTGCTGAGCCACACCGCCATCCATCCACTGGCGCCGCGCGCGCCGGAGAAGCCGCATGTCATTCACCGCTCCTGA
- a CDS encoding DinB family protein, producing MDALTQLRLSAAYNRWVNTRLYDACAGLSAADYRADLGAFFRSVHGTLNHLLLGDLLWQARIRGTAPPASRLDAELAPDLPALRRRQAQADAALHDYLQTCRETDLMQPVRYTSVVTGKVMTLPRWTALTHLFNHQIHHRGQLTALLSRLGVDYGDIDLVWMPGVAHVDEAST from the coding sequence ATGGACGCCCTGACACAACTGCGCCTTTCCGCGGCCTACAACCGCTGGGTCAACACACGCCTGTATGACGCCTGTGCCGGCCTGAGCGCTGCTGACTACCGGGCCGACCTGGGCGCGTTCTTCCGGTCCGTGCACGGCACGTTGAACCATCTTCTGCTGGGCGACCTGCTGTGGCAGGCGCGCATCCGCGGCACCGCACCACCGGCCAGCCGGCTGGACGCCGAGCTGGCTCCCGACCTGCCGGCCCTGCGCCGGCGTCAGGCGCAAGCCGACGCCGCGCTGCACGACTACCTGCAGACCTGCCGGGAAACCGACCTGATGCAGCCGGTGCGCTACACCAGCGTGGTGACCGGCAAGGTCATGACCCTGCCGCGGTGGACTGCCCTGACGCATCTGTTCAACCACCAGATTCACCACCGCGGGCAGCTGACGGCGCTGCTGAGCCGCCTGGGCGTCGACTACGGCGACATCGATCTGGTTTGGATGCCGGGCGTGGCCCATGTGGACGAGGCCAGCACATGA
- a CDS encoding PhzF family phenazine biosynthesis protein — protein MTTPLYIVDAFTDWPFAGNPAAVCLPDTPRDTAWMQALAGELNLSETAFLRPRADGDWDLRWFTPAVEVDLCGHATLASAHVLWHERRHADWPLRFHTRSGPLTATRHGRGITLDLPADPPLPASAPAGLVAALGASPVWTGRWPKGHVAVLEHAAQVRQLTPDIAALTAAGIERLIVTAPGDRPDQDFVSRFFAPGVGLPEDPVTGSAHCVLAPYWCARLGRTRLTGFQASRRGGVVGVELAGDRVRLTGQAVTIHSGALHV, from the coding sequence ATGACCACACCGCTGTACATCGTCGACGCCTTCACCGATTGGCCCTTCGCCGGCAATCCGGCCGCCGTCTGCCTGCCCGATACGCCGCGCGATACTGCCTGGATGCAGGCCCTGGCCGGCGAGCTCAACCTGTCCGAGACCGCTTTCCTGCGGCCGCGCGCCGACGGCGACTGGGACCTGCGCTGGTTCACGCCAGCAGTCGAGGTGGACCTGTGCGGCCATGCCACGCTGGCCAGTGCCCATGTGCTGTGGCACGAGCGCCGGCACGCCGACTGGCCGCTGCGTTTTCATACCCGCAGCGGACCGCTCACTGCCACGCGTCACGGGCGGGGCATCACGCTCGACCTGCCAGCCGACCCGCCGCTGCCAGCGTCCGCGCCAGCGGGACTGGTCGCCGCGCTGGGCGCCTCGCCGGTGTGGACCGGCCGCTGGCCGAAGGGCCACGTGGCGGTGCTGGAGCACGCCGCCCAGGTGCGCCAACTGACGCCAGACATCGCCGCGCTGACGGCAGCCGGTATCGAGCGGCTGATCGTCACCGCGCCGGGCGACCGACCGGACCAGGATTTCGTCTCGCGCTTTTTCGCTCCCGGTGTCGGCTTACCGGAAGACCCGGTCACCGGCTCCGCGCACTGTGTACTGGCGCCTTACTGGTGCGCGCGCCTCGGCCGCACGCGACTGACTGGCTTCCAGGCCTCCCGGCGCGGCGGCGTGGTCGGGGTGGAACTGGCCGGGGATCGGGTGCGCCTGACCGGGCAGGCGGTCACCATCCACTCGGGAGCGCTACATGTGTAA
- a CDS encoding PLP-dependent aminotransferase family protein: MDLLYDRLAADLREHIEQGVYGAGERLPGVRVLSRTRGVSVATVLAAYRRLEADALIEARARSGYYVSARPAARVPAPARSAPAAQPSPVTGQELVLSLVKASNDPAVVQFGAAVPDPSFLPVRAVERALARAARQHRNRAAAYEFPPGLPELRRQIARRMSAYGCAVGADDVVITNGCQEALVLALRAVTRPGDVVAIESPTFYGSLQALDSLQLEALEIPTDPVDGLSLEALQLALDRWPVRACIATPNFSNPLGYCMSEARKRRLLTLLGARGVPLIEDDIYGDLGFGPRRPPPCLALSAGTGAEVLYCASFSKTLSPGLRVGWLVPGGHQARVEYLKYVLNMASPTVPQLALADVLHSGGYERHLRAVRGDYARAVGRMIEAVTRHFPAGTRITQPAGGFVIWVELAPRVDSLKLAKLARAEGVSIAPGPIFSATQKYRNFMRLSCACRWDGRVEAAVGRLARLLDAAAG; the protein is encoded by the coding sequence ATGGACCTGTTGTATGACCGCCTGGCCGCCGACCTGCGCGAGCACATCGAGCAGGGCGTCTATGGCGCCGGCGAGCGACTGCCCGGGGTGCGGGTGCTCAGCCGCACGCGCGGCGTCAGCGTGGCCACCGTGCTGGCCGCCTACCGGCGCCTGGAGGCCGACGCTCTGATCGAGGCGCGTGCCCGTTCCGGCTACTACGTGAGTGCGCGGCCCGCCGCCCGGGTGCCGGCGCCGGCGCGTTCGGCGCCGGCCGCGCAGCCGAGTCCGGTGACCGGACAGGAGCTGGTGCTGAGCCTGGTCAAGGCCAGCAACGACCCGGCGGTGGTGCAGTTCGGTGCCGCCGTGCCGGACCCCAGCTTCCTGCCGGTGCGGGCGGTGGAACGGGCTCTGGCCCGTGCCGCCCGCCAGCACCGCAACCGGGCGGCGGCGTACGAGTTTCCGCCCGGCCTGCCGGAACTGCGGCGGCAGATTGCGCGCCGCATGTCCGCCTACGGCTGCGCCGTCGGCGCCGACGATGTCGTCATCACCAACGGCTGTCAGGAAGCACTGGTGCTGGCGCTGCGCGCCGTGACGCGGCCGGGGGACGTTGTGGCCATCGAGTCGCCGACGTTTTACGGCTCGTTGCAGGCGCTCGATTCCCTGCAACTGGAAGCGCTGGAGATCCCCACCGACCCGGTGGACGGCCTGTCGCTGGAGGCCCTGCAGCTGGCGCTGGACCGCTGGCCGGTGCGCGCCTGCATCGCCACGCCGAACTTCAGCAACCCGCTGGGGTACTGCATGTCCGAGGCGCGCAAGCGGCGCCTGCTGACGCTGCTCGGCGCCCGCGGCGTGCCGCTGATCGAGGACGACATCTACGGCGATCTGGGCTTCGGCCCGCGCCGGCCGCCGCCGTGTCTGGCGCTCAGCGCGGGGACCGGCGCCGAGGTGCTGTACTGCGCGTCGTTCTCCAAGACCCTGTCGCCGGGGCTGCGCGTGGGTTGGCTGGTGCCGGGGGGGCACCAGGCGCGGGTGGAATACCTCAAGTACGTTCTGAACATGGCCAGCCCGACGGTGCCGCAGCTGGCGCTGGCGGACGTGCTGCACAGCGGCGGCTACGAGCGCCACCTGCGCGCGGTGCGCGGCGACTATGCGCGTGCCGTGGGCCGGATGATCGAGGCGGTGACGCGGCATTTCCCGGCCGGCACGCGCATCACCCAGCCGGCCGGCGGTTTCGTGATCTGGGTGGAACTGGCGCCGCGGGTGGACAGCCTCAAGCTGGCAAAGCTGGCCCGCGCCGAGGGCGTCAGCATCGCGCCCGGGCCGATCTTCTCGGCCACCCAGAAGTATCGGAACTTCATGCGTCTGTCGTGCGCCTGCCGCTGGGACGGCCGCGTCGAGGCGGCCGTGGGGCGGCTGGCGCGCCTGCTGGACGCCGCCGCCGGCTAG
- a CDS encoding ArsC/Spx/MgsR family protein: protein MRVNFYEKPGCANNTRQKRLLEAAGCQVLAHDLLREPWTTERLRAFFGDRPVAQWFNRAAPRVKSGAVRPDDLDATTALALLLAEPLLIRRPLIEVAGWRTVGFDAAELERQIGVRFASAAPDGCSRR from the coding sequence ATGCGCGTGAACTTCTACGAGAAGCCGGGCTGTGCCAACAACACCCGCCAGAAGCGCCTGCTCGAAGCCGCCGGCTGCCAGGTGCTCGCCCACGACCTGCTGCGCGAACCGTGGACCACTGAGCGTCTGCGGGCTTTCTTCGGCGACCGGCCGGTGGCGCAGTGGTTCAACCGCGCCGCGCCGCGGGTCAAATCCGGCGCGGTCCGTCCGGACGACCTGGACGCGACCACGGCGCTGGCCCTGCTGCTGGCCGAACCGCTGCTGATACGCCGCCCGCTGATCGAGGTGGCTGGCTGGCGCACGGTCGGCTTCGACGCGGCGGAACTCGAACGGCAGATCGGCGTGCGCTTCGCCAGCGCCGCGCCGGACGGCTGCTCGCGGCGCTAG
- the draG gene encoding ADP-ribosyl-[dinitrogen reductase] hydrolase — MAESFDWADIERRALGAYLGFAVGDALGATVEFMSVAEIAASFGVHHNLRGGGWLKLRPGQVTDDTEMCLALGASIIDGGGFDPRAAAEALAAWLVGTPVDVDHTCRRGLRRYLGDRSLSAPPSAGDPGNGAAVRNLPVALASLGDHAALEHWTLAQCHLTHNHPLSDAAAVAFGRMLQALLLGGGHKACRAEANRLIAAWGQFNFRPYPGRASTLVVETVQTVLHGYFRTDSFERCLIDVVNRGEDADTTGALAGMLAGATYGVGAIPRRWLGRLEAPVRTAIEAQVQGLLRIARERLQDTIGCA; from the coding sequence GTGGCTGAATCGTTCGACTGGGCGGACATCGAGCGCCGCGCGCTGGGTGCCTACCTGGGCTTCGCGGTCGGGGATGCGCTGGGCGCCACCGTGGAGTTCATGAGCGTGGCCGAGATCGCCGCCAGCTTCGGCGTGCATCACAACCTGCGCGGCGGCGGCTGGCTGAAGCTGCGCCCCGGCCAGGTGACCGACGACACCGAGATGTGCCTGGCGCTGGGCGCCAGCATCATCGACGGTGGGGGCTTCGATCCACGTGCCGCGGCCGAGGCGCTCGCCGCCTGGCTGGTCGGCACGCCGGTGGATGTCGACCACACATGCCGGCGCGGTCTGCGGCGCTATCTTGGCGACCGCAGCCTGAGCGCGCCGCCCAGTGCCGGCGATCCAGGCAACGGCGCCGCCGTGCGCAACCTGCCGGTGGCGCTGGCCAGCCTGGGCGACCACGCCGCGCTGGAGCACTGGACCCTCGCCCAGTGCCACCTCACGCACAACCACCCGCTGTCGGACGCCGCCGCCGTGGCCTTCGGGCGCATGCTGCAGGCGCTGCTGCTGGGCGGCGGCCACAAGGCCTGCCGGGCCGAGGCCAACCGCCTGATCGCCGCCTGGGGGCAGTTCAACTTCCGGCCCTACCCCGGCCGCGCCAGTACCCTGGTGGTGGAAACCGTACAAACGGTACTGCACGGCTACTTTCGCACCGACAGCTTCGAGCGCTGCCTGATCGACGTGGTCAACCGCGGCGAGGATGCCGATACCACCGGCGCGCTGGCCGGCATGCTGGCCGGCGCCACCTACGGCGTCGGGGCCATCCCGCGCCGCTGGCTGGGGCGTCTCGAAGCACCGGTCAGAACCGCCATCGAGGCGCAGGTGCAGGGCCTGCTGAGGATCGCCCGTGAGCGCCTTCAGGACACGATCGGATGCGCGTGA